In one Streptomyces sp. NBC_01288 genomic region, the following are encoded:
- a CDS encoding caspase, EACC1-associated type codes for MSRNHALLVGTATYDDAAFPALPSVRADVHYLSQVLEMPAVGRYEKCVRVEDSSKAAIKQAVERFLGDREPDELVVLYLSGHGAYDREDGQLYYVTTDTEADRLQQTALEASYVTDQLEKCAARRKVLLLDCCFSGSAVQGFRSKGASHSDTSPVVEASGVYVITASQHWEQAFTTDADQPSQFTRAVVEGLHSGQADLDGDGKVSANDLFRYIGRDLRKAPDGRRQTPTQSSLQVTGDIYLAVASAGRQIPALKPLPAGLSAVTDGTGGMTPAPAKATPAMFDDSAFTDTDWAGLLTYYQHCLEAENSTDELLPLMGSDPPRVVWPAGEEVLLSGTEATVQAPDRVADLAERAHTDGTDLWYGYPVAVLYDGKRQVCAPLAMRQIEVERDPQGRGVVTPTGPIVLHPKLVLDRLGKDEGNELLAAYQPNWRPGFREDMVRDLRSLMQELGLPDTEHLDPGSLGDGSSLYAAHEGARNVAIVFAARSDSAATAQLMKDYRTLQKSVGQFAGTALGAFTGRADPGVDESAEQDVQVVAPLELNEGQEAVIRAAMVRRLTVATGPPGTGKSQLIVNAVATARAAGQTVLVASTNNKAVDEVWERCEALAPGLLVRTGNQTAVEQESRTLEQLTRSVRPHQSSQTHRGELRNHLREQEALRRRLAEIARRERELADLGRLRFSYAEQHHGDPGTLATALGDDVSLGRWLRRAHMAVRLGVFGGWLRSRCVRSLAPLSVQAVGRGEFAGLVNFAEAEAVWRRKGTEADAVADDTQLLTMLRETDRRVRETAAALLQASVAEQATTARAAIHDRIEAVKSRSPRQWSSLERILPQVSGWAVTARSPRRFRDRAALFDLVIVDEASQCSTPDVLPLLFRARRALVIGDPMQLQHITTLQPRQEAEAHRGAGLRASWLDEHRLEHRRYSSFHAAAHAAGKTLLLDEHFRCHPDIAGISNRHCYGDRLTVLTEPRSLRRLEGVDAVQWLDVVGTARRGANGSWTNEEEADRVHLSVERLLKRLPQGSTVGVVTPFRAQKDLIAKRWEHESRVRVGTVHTFQGGQQDVILLSLVAGARMRPSAVNWLCREVNLWNVAITRARSHLIVLGDRDFWSVRAGMPHALLDVAEAKAAPTPPGAEPGQDHELVGDRLQLLLTDEISGILLDRNVTADGYPYDFDVRRGTDAAQVQLDYGASVDMEDARHLRLALSHAALLPNGVRLPAWHVWAGRAERVTGRLSGR; via the coding sequence ATGAGCCGTAACCATGCCTTACTCGTGGGCACCGCCACCTATGACGACGCCGCCTTTCCGGCCTTGCCTTCCGTGCGTGCGGACGTTCACTACCTGAGCCAAGTGCTGGAGATGCCGGCGGTCGGCCGGTACGAGAAGTGTGTTCGGGTCGAGGACTCCTCGAAGGCGGCGATCAAGCAGGCCGTCGAACGGTTTCTGGGGGACCGTGAGCCGGACGAACTGGTTGTGCTCTATCTCAGTGGCCATGGCGCGTACGACCGTGAGGACGGTCAGCTCTATTACGTCACCACGGACACCGAGGCGGACCGGTTGCAGCAGACCGCGCTCGAAGCCTCGTACGTGACCGACCAGTTGGAGAAGTGCGCCGCTCGGCGCAAGGTCCTGCTGCTCGACTGCTGTTTCAGCGGCAGCGCGGTGCAGGGCTTCCGCAGCAAGGGGGCCTCACACTCGGACACCTCACCTGTGGTCGAGGCCAGCGGCGTGTACGTCATCACCGCGTCGCAGCACTGGGAGCAGGCCTTCACCACCGATGCGGACCAGCCCTCGCAGTTCACCAGAGCCGTCGTCGAAGGCCTGCACTCGGGACAGGCGGACCTGGACGGTGACGGGAAGGTCTCGGCGAACGACCTGTTCCGGTACATCGGTCGTGACCTACGGAAAGCACCCGACGGACGCCGGCAGACACCGACCCAGTCCAGTCTTCAGGTGACCGGCGACATCTATCTCGCCGTTGCCTCCGCCGGCCGTCAGATCCCCGCCCTCAAGCCGCTGCCCGCCGGGCTCAGCGCGGTCACCGACGGCACCGGAGGGATGACACCGGCACCGGCCAAGGCCACCCCGGCGATGTTCGACGACTCCGCCTTCACCGACACCGACTGGGCAGGGCTGCTGACGTACTACCAGCACTGTCTTGAAGCGGAGAACTCCACCGACGAACTGCTGCCGTTGATGGGCAGCGATCCGCCGCGTGTGGTCTGGCCGGCGGGGGAGGAAGTCCTGCTCTCCGGCACGGAGGCCACGGTGCAAGCACCGGATCGCGTCGCGGATCTCGCCGAGCGTGCCCACACGGACGGCACCGACCTCTGGTACGGATACCCCGTCGCCGTCCTCTACGACGGCAAGCGACAGGTGTGCGCCCCGCTCGCCATGCGCCAGATCGAGGTCGAACGCGATCCGCAGGGACGCGGTGTGGTGACACCCACAGGACCGATCGTCCTGCATCCCAAACTCGTGCTCGACCGGTTGGGCAAGGACGAAGGCAATGAACTGCTCGCCGCTTACCAGCCCAACTGGCGGCCGGGCTTCCGGGAGGACATGGTCCGCGATCTGCGCAGCCTGATGCAGGAGTTGGGGCTCCCCGACACGGAGCACCTCGATCCGGGATCGCTCGGCGACGGCAGTTCCCTGTACGCGGCGCACGAAGGCGCTCGCAATGTCGCGATCGTCTTCGCCGCGCGGTCGGACTCGGCGGCCACCGCACAACTGATGAAGGACTACAGAACTCTGCAGAAGAGCGTCGGGCAGTTCGCCGGCACCGCGCTCGGGGCATTCACCGGGCGTGCGGACCCAGGAGTGGACGAGAGCGCCGAGCAGGACGTGCAGGTCGTCGCCCCCCTGGAACTCAACGAAGGGCAGGAAGCGGTCATCCGCGCCGCCATGGTCCGCAGGCTCACCGTCGCCACCGGACCGCCCGGGACCGGAAAGAGCCAGCTCATCGTCAACGCGGTCGCCACGGCCAGAGCGGCCGGCCAGACCGTGCTCGTCGCGTCGACCAACAACAAGGCGGTGGACGAGGTCTGGGAGCGCTGCGAAGCCCTGGCTCCGGGCCTCCTCGTACGTACGGGAAACCAGACAGCCGTCGAGCAGGAGTCGCGGACGCTGGAACAGCTGACCCGCAGCGTCCGGCCCCACCAGTCGTCCCAGACGCACCGGGGCGAACTACGGAACCACCTCCGGGAGCAAGAGGCGCTGCGCCGCCGACTCGCGGAGATCGCCCGGAGGGAGCGGGAGTTGGCAGACCTCGGCCGACTGCGTTTCTCCTATGCCGAACAACACCATGGTGACCCTGGGACGCTCGCCACGGCTCTGGGGGACGATGTCTCCCTCGGCCGGTGGCTGCGCCGGGCGCACATGGCAGTGCGCCTGGGTGTCTTCGGCGGATGGCTGCGCAGCCGGTGTGTGCGCTCTCTCGCCCCGCTGTCCGTACAGGCCGTGGGCCGTGGGGAGTTCGCCGGCCTGGTGAACTTCGCGGAAGCCGAGGCCGTCTGGCGGCGGAAAGGCACCGAAGCCGACGCGGTGGCGGACGACACGCAACTCCTGACGATGCTCCGGGAGACCGACCGACGGGTCCGGGAGACGGCCGCAGCACTGTTGCAGGCGTCGGTGGCGGAGCAGGCGACGACCGCGCGTGCGGCCATCCATGACCGCATCGAAGCCGTGAAATCGCGGTCGCCGCGGCAGTGGTCGTCCTTGGAGCGGATCCTGCCGCAGGTGTCCGGCTGGGCCGTCACCGCGAGGTCCCCACGGCGGTTCCGGGACCGGGCCGCTCTCTTCGACCTGGTCATCGTCGACGAGGCGAGCCAGTGCTCCACGCCGGACGTGCTGCCTCTGCTCTTCCGCGCACGGCGGGCCCTCGTGATCGGTGACCCCATGCAGTTGCAGCACATCACCACACTTCAGCCCCGGCAGGAGGCCGAGGCGCACCGCGGGGCGGGGCTGCGGGCGAGCTGGCTCGATGAGCACCGGCTTGAGCACCGTCGTTACTCCTCGTTCCACGCGGCAGCCCACGCGGCCGGGAAAACCCTGCTGCTGGACGAGCACTTCCGCTGTCACCCGGACATCGCCGGTATCTCCAACCGGCATTGCTACGGGGACCGGCTGACCGTTCTCACCGAACCCCGGTCGTTGCGACGCCTTGAAGGCGTCGACGCGGTTCAGTGGCTCGATGTGGTGGGAACGGCGCGCAGAGGTGCCAATGGCTCGTGGACGAACGAGGAGGAGGCGGATCGTGTCCACCTTTCGGTGGAGCGACTGCTCAAGCGCCTGCCTCAGGGCTCGACGGTAGGGGTCGTCACCCCCTTCCGGGCCCAGAAGGACCTGATCGCCAAGCGCTGGGAGCACGAGTCGCGCGTACGGGTCGGTACGGTGCACACCTTCCAGGGAGGACAACAGGACGTGATCCTGTTGTCACTCGTCGCGGGCGCGAGGATGCGCCCCAGCGCGGTCAACTGGCTCTGCCGCGAGGTGAACCTGTGGAATGTGGCCATCACTCGGGCTCGTTCGCATCTCATCGTGCTCGGCGACCGTGATTTCTGGTCGGTCCGCGCGGGGATGCCGCACGCACTGCTGGACGTGGCTGAGGCCAAGGCCGCGCCGACTCCGCCCGGTGCGGAACCCGGACAGGACCATGAGCTGGTCGGCGACCGGCTTCAACTCCTGCTGACGGACGAGATCTCCGGAATCCTGCTCGACAGAAACGTCACGGCCGACGGCTATCCCTACGACTTCGACGTCCGCCGGGGTACGGACGCGGCCCAGGTCCAGTTGGACTACGGGGCGTCCGTGGACATGGAGGACGCACGACACCTGAGGCTCGCCCTCAGCCACGCCGCGCTCCTGCCGAACGGTGTACGGCTGCCTGCCTGGCATGTGTGGGCTGGCCGAGCGGAGAGAGTGACGGGGCGGCTCAGCGGCCGGTGA
- a CDS encoding restriction endonuclease, with product MWRAAEQWPAPAGVALTAVAVGLGVKPGRLAVQRWTGRSALPAGPVRYSLAHLDALDPRAFELAVCALLRRDGLTAEHVGKAGDKGADVLVVDRSRRRVVVQCKRLRPDRRVGDQDVQRVNGTYRHDHGAQFAVIVTTGGFTAAARASGPRYGIRLVDRDALERWADLGEPLYRILRVPDEGAQRRRWAPGSWRRARTLG from the coding sequence TTGTGGAGGGCGGCCGAGCAGTGGCCGGCGCCCGCCGGCGTCGCGCTGACCGCCGTGGCGGTGGGACTGGGCGTGAAGCCGGGGCGGCTGGCCGTACAGAGATGGACCGGCCGCTCAGCGCTTCCCGCGGGGCCCGTCCGTTATTCGCTGGCGCACCTCGATGCGCTGGACCCCCGGGCGTTCGAGCTGGCGGTCTGCGCCTTGCTGCGTCGGGACGGCCTGACCGCGGAGCATGTGGGCAAGGCGGGGGACAAGGGTGCCGACGTACTCGTCGTCGACCGCTCACGGCGACGGGTCGTCGTGCAGTGCAAGCGGCTGCGACCGGACCGGAGGGTCGGGGACCAGGACGTGCAGCGCGTCAACGGCACATACCGCCATGATCACGGCGCTCAGTTCGCGGTGATCGTCACCACCGGTGGCTTCACGGCAGCCGCCAGAGCCAGCGGCCCACGCTACGGGATTCGCCTGGTGGACCGGGACGCATTGGAGAGGTGGGCGGATCTGGGGGAGCCGCTGTACAGAATTTTGCGGGTTCCGGACGAGGGCGCACAACGCAGACGCTGGGCGCCCGGATCATGGCGGCGGGCGAGAACACTAGGGTGA
- a CDS encoding DUF397 domain-containing protein has translation MRSIDLSVINWRKSSYSNSDGGACVEVSDDFAAVVPVRDSKVSHGPVLVFPADGWNSFVSAIGNGQLSD, from the coding sequence GTGCGATCCATCGACCTGAGCGTCATAAACTGGCGCAAGAGCTCATACAGCAACTCGGACGGTGGCGCTTGCGTCGAAGTCTCTGACGACTTCGCCGCCGTCGTCCCGGTACGGGACAGCAAGGTTTCCCATGGGCCGGTGCTCGTGTTCCCTGCCGATGGGTGGAACTCCTTCGTTTCGGCAATCGGGAACGGGCAGTTGAGCGACTGA
- a CDS encoding helix-turn-helix domain-containing protein — protein MPQRRVITDRSQEPRQRFAEELRRLREASGLSLRALGERLGWDWSLFGKMENGETLGSPEVVQALDTHYGTPGLLLALWELAAGDHTQFRERYRRYMALEAEAVSLWHFAVSVLPGLLQTPGYAREMLAAGGLEGKELEQQVDARMGRRELLEGEGAPRFRTILSEAVLRTALLNSLEWRGQLEHLAEMAERPNVAVHVLPFSAGPYGLDSTDVWFLRLPQGRTVAYTENAHRGDLIEDGAAVEKLQGAYDAVRDLALSPAESRKFVLRMLEEVPCDPST, from the coding sequence ATGCCGCAACGGCGCGTCATCACCGACCGCAGTCAGGAACCCCGCCAGCGGTTCGCCGAGGAGTTGCGGAGGCTGCGCGAAGCGAGCGGGCTGAGCCTGCGGGCGCTTGGTGAACGGCTCGGCTGGGACTGGTCGTTGTTCGGCAAGATGGAGAACGGCGAGACGCTCGGCAGCCCGGAGGTCGTCCAGGCGTTGGACACGCACTACGGGACGCCGGGGCTGTTGCTGGCGTTGTGGGAGTTGGCCGCCGGGGACCATACGCAGTTCCGCGAGCGGTACCGGCGGTACATGGCGCTGGAGGCGGAGGCCGTGAGCTTGTGGCACTTCGCGGTGAGCGTCCTGCCTGGGTTGTTGCAGACGCCAGGGTACGCACGGGAGATGCTGGCGGCGGGCGGGCTTGAGGGCAAGGAACTTGAGCAGCAGGTCGATGCCCGGATGGGGCGGCGGGAGTTGTTGGAGGGGGAGGGTGCGCCCCGGTTCCGGACCATTCTTTCTGAGGCGGTCCTGCGCACGGCGTTGCTGAACTCCCTTGAGTGGCGGGGGCAGTTGGAGCACCTGGCGGAGATGGCGGAACGCCCGAACGTTGCCGTTCATGTGCTGCCCTTCAGCGCCGGCCCTTACGGGCTTGACAGCACTGACGTGTGGTTCCTGCGTCTGCCGCAGGGACGTACGGTGGCATACACGGAGAACGCGCACCGAGGCGACCTGATCGAAGACGGTGCGGCGGTCGAGAAGCTTCAAGGTGCTTACGATGCAGTTCGTGACCTGGCGCTGTCCCCGGCCGAGTCGCGGAAGTTCGTCCTGCGCATGTTGGAGGAAGTGCCGTGCGATCCATCGACCTGA
- a CDS encoding response regulator transcription factor, translated as MIRVLLADDEALVRTGLRLLLQTAPDITVVAEADDGRAAVEACVRVAPDVVLLDVQMPGLDGVGAARELSALPAPPRILMLTTFDAETYLLPALRAGAHGFLLKDAQPSQVLDAVRNTAAGLHALAPEAVNHLVARAAAEPSSAGPPRLPSLTPREREVLAAIADGLSNAQIGRRLDLRVPTVKGHVSRIMEKLHCESRVQAGLLAMRAGLGGAASRTDEV; from the coding sequence GTGATCCGGGTCCTGCTCGCCGACGACGAGGCCCTGGTCCGGACTGGGCTACGGCTGCTGCTGCAGACCGCACCCGACATCACAGTGGTCGCCGAGGCCGACGACGGACGGGCCGCGGTCGAGGCGTGCGTCCGTGTGGCGCCCGACGTGGTGCTGCTGGACGTGCAGATGCCCGGCCTGGACGGTGTGGGCGCCGCCAGGGAGCTGTCCGCGTTGCCCGCACCGCCACGGATCCTGATGCTGACCACGTTCGACGCCGAGACCTATCTGCTGCCGGCGCTCCGGGCCGGTGCCCACGGCTTCCTGCTCAAGGACGCCCAGCCGAGCCAGGTCCTCGATGCGGTGCGGAACACCGCGGCCGGCCTCCACGCCCTCGCTCCCGAGGCGGTGAACCACCTGGTGGCCCGTGCGGCCGCCGAGCCGTCCTCGGCCGGGCCGCCCCGGCTGCCCTCGCTCACACCGCGCGAGCGGGAGGTACTGGCGGCGATAGCGGACGGGCTGAGCAACGCCCAGATCGGCAGGCGGCTGGACCTGCGGGTACCGACCGTGAAGGGCCATGTCTCACGGATCATGGAGAAGCTGCACTGCGAGAGTCGGGTACAGGCCGGGCTGCTCGCCATGCGCGCAGGGTTGGGCGGAGCGGCGAGCCGCACGGACGAGGTGTGA
- a CDS encoding sensor histidine kinase: MSLLTVQPALPFAVYSLARRRVTSPLRYGVYATAVLSQFTTGAPASGVIAAALLVGAPAWRGTVIRYRHARLEELAERAEQAERESLLIARRVRAEERAALAREMHDVVAHEVSLITLHAGALSVDPQESERAREIGELVRVTGRRALAQLRQILDVLRDPETVESSFRPGPALRDPPRLLADSEAAGVPVDRAPWSATIAEVRGGAGSLPQAVEHTVFRIVQEALTNVRKHASGARAVLGLRVNGEHLECEVSNPVTGLRGGRGRRGHGPARPARAGGTPRWHPGRREPGRRVPATAPASPRVIRTEPKPEPEP; this comes from the coding sequence GTGAGTCTGCTGACGGTTCAGCCGGCCTTGCCGTTCGCGGTGTACTCGCTGGCCAGACGGCGGGTGACGAGCCCTCTGCGGTACGGCGTCTACGCCACCGCGGTGCTCAGCCAGTTCACCACGGGCGCCCCGGCGTCGGGCGTCATCGCGGCAGCCCTGCTGGTGGGCGCGCCCGCTTGGCGTGGCACGGTGATCCGCTACCGGCACGCCAGGCTGGAGGAGCTGGCCGAGCGTGCCGAGCAGGCCGAGCGGGAGTCGTTGCTGATCGCCCGCCGGGTCCGTGCGGAGGAACGGGCCGCGCTGGCGCGTGAGATGCACGATGTGGTGGCCCACGAGGTCAGCCTGATCACGCTGCACGCGGGCGCGTTGAGCGTGGACCCGCAGGAGTCGGAGCGAGCCCGCGAGATAGGCGAGCTGGTCAGGGTCACGGGCAGGCGCGCACTGGCCCAGTTGCGCCAGATCCTTGATGTGCTGCGTGATCCGGAGACGGTCGAGAGTTCCTTCCGACCCGGCCCGGCACTGCGGGATCCGCCCCGGTTGCTGGCCGACTCGGAGGCGGCGGGCGTGCCCGTGGACCGGGCACCCTGGTCAGCGACGATTGCCGAAGTCCGGGGCGGGGCAGGGTCGTTGCCGCAGGCGGTGGAGCACACGGTCTTCCGTATCGTCCAGGAGGCATTGACCAACGTCCGCAAACACGCCTCCGGTGCCCGCGCCGTGCTGGGGCTGCGGGTGAACGGGGAGCACCTGGAGTGCGAGGTGAGCAACCCGGTGACCGGACTGCGCGGCGGCCGGGGACGGCGCGGGCATGGGCCTGCGCGGCCTGCGCGAGCGGGCGGCACTCCTCGGTGGCACCCTGGACGCCGAGAACCGGGACGGCGTGTTCCGGCTACGGCTCCGGCTTCCCCTCGCGTCATCCGCACCGAACCCAAACCCGAACCCGAACCCTAA